Proteins from a single region of Perognathus longimembris pacificus isolate PPM17 chromosome 27, ASM2315922v1, whole genome shotgun sequence:
- the LOC125342764 gene encoding vomeronasal type-2 receptor 116-like produces the protein MDGDVMLAAFFPLYTLGTEGSHSDASKDEENKPFTFQNYQFVLALTFAVEEINENPALLHNVTLGFDISSVQFEAWKAFKNPFMSLFGDYNSPNYYCMRESKSIAVLTGPSGLTSAQMGTLLDLYRFPQLTFGTFDQALCDHNKFPALYQMAPKDTSMATAMVSLLLHFRWNWVGLLTLEDENGLWILLALKEDMAKNRICISFELTIPNYAVSLKFMALSDQINKSSANVLIICVDNESLLYLMTCVEQYFIKGKVFIMNSQWDFTTRRRYFLLGSFHVPLLFSHHHPEVSGFANFVKAVNPSTYPEDFFLARLWFLSFNCSDSESDCVTWENCPRDASLDWLPGHTFDMTMSADSYNIYNAVYAVAQALHEMFLHRTEVQTMGNRKGIVPSPEQLHGFLKNIQFHNPAGDQVILDEKRKLEAEYDIVNIWTFPEGLELKLKVGKFSPYAHQLSFSEDMVDWAMRTTEPPHSVCSESCGPGFRKSPQEGKAACCFDCIPCSEEDIANETDMEQCVKCPGHQYANTQRNQCLPRAASFLAYEETLGMALACMAFVLSKLTAAVLGVFVKHHNTPIVKANNQGLSYILLISLIFCFLCSLLFIGHPNTVTCILQQTTFAVAFTVAVSAVLAKTVTVVLAFKVTSPGRRMRWLLVSGAPNFIIPICTLIQVTLCGIWLGTSPPFIDTDTYSEHGHLILLCNKGSLTAFYCVLGYLGSLALASFTVAFLARNLPDTFNEAKFLTFSMLVFCSVWLTFLPVYHSANGKVMVAVEVFSILASSAGLLGCIFVPKCYIILIRPDRNVLHGFKHKRYRSINKHC, from the exons GTTTACTTTCcagaactaccagtttgttttggccttgacttttgctgttGAAGAGATCAACGAAAACCCTGCTCTTTTACATAACGTGACTCTAGGGTTTGATATCTCTAGTGTTCAATTTGAAGCttggaaagcatttaaaaatcctttcatgAGCCTTTTTGGGGACTATAACAGTCCAAACTACTATTGTATGAGAGAGAGCAAGTCTATAGCAGTACTaacaggaccatcaggattaacatctgcccAAATGGGGACATTACTggacctctacaggtttccacag CTCACCTTTGGGACTTTTGATCAAGCCCTGTGCGACCAtaacaagttccctgctctctatcagatggccccaaaggacacatcgatggccactgccatggtctccttgctgcttcacttcagatggaactgggtgggactgctaACCTTAGAGGAcgagaatggcttgtggattcttcttGCATTGAAAGAAGACATGGCCAAGAACAGAATCTGTATATCCTTTGAGCTAACAATCCCAAATTATGCCGTCTCACTAAAATTCATGGCACTTAGTgaccagattaataaatcttctgcaaatgtcctcatcatatgtGTGGATAATGAATCCCTACTGTATTTAATGACCTGTGTGGAGCAGTATttcataaaaggcaaagtttttatcatgaactcacagtgggatttCACCACgaggaggagatatttcctgctaGGATCTTTTCAtgtccctctccttttctcacaccatcacccagaggTTTCTGGATTTGcaaattttgtcaaggcagtgaacccttccacatacccagaagactttttcctggctaggctgtggtttctctcttttaattgctcagattctgagtctgactgtgtaacatgggagaactgtcctcgtgatgcctccttggattggttgccaggGCAcacttttgacatgactatgtctgcagacagttacaatatatacaacgctgtctacgctgtggcccaggctctccatgagatgtttCTTCATCGCACCGaagtacaaacaatgggaaatagaaaaggaatagtGCCTTCCCCTGAACAG ctgcatggttttctgaagaacatccaatttcacaatcctgctggagatcaagtgATTTTGGATGAAAAAAGGAagttggaggcagagtatgacattgtaaacatttggacttttccagaaggtcttgaactcaaattgaaagtaggaaagttttctccatatgcTCATCAACTGTCTTtctctgaagatatggtagactGGGCCATGAGAACCACAGAG CCTCCtcactctgtctgcagtgagagttgtggtcctggattcaggaaatccccacaggagggaaaggctgcctgttgctttgactGCATCCCTTGCTCAGAAGAAGACATTGCCAATGAGACAG acatggagcagtgtgtgaagtgtccaggtcatcagtatgccaacacacagagaaaccagtgcctcccaagagctgcaagcttcctggcttatgaggaaaccttggggatggccttggcctgcatggctttTGTTTTATCAAAACTCAcagcagctgttcttggggtctttgtgaaacatcacaacacgcccattgtcaaggcaaataaccagggtctcagctacatcctgctcatctccctcatcttctgttttctctgttccttgctctttattggccatcccaacacagtcacatgtattctacagcaaaccacatttgcagttgcattcactgtcgcagtttctgctgtcttggccaaaactgtcactgtggttctggcctttaaggtcacttctccagggagaaggatgaggtggctgctggtgtctggggctcctaacttcatcattcccatctgcaccctgatccaggtgactctctgtggaatctggctgggaacctctcctcccttcattgacacagacacatactctgaacatggccacctcatcctactgtgtaacaagggctccctcactgccttctactgtgtcttgggatacttgggctccctggccctggctagcttcactgtggctttcctggccaggaacctgcctgacaccttcaatgaagccaagttcctgaccttcagcatgctggtgttctgcagtgtgtggctcaccttcctgcctgtctaccacagtgccaacgGCAAGGttatggtggctgtggaggtcttctccatcttggcctccagtgcagggctcctgggctgcatctttgtgcccaagtgctacatcatcttgataagacCAGATAGGAATGTTCTGCATGGCTTCAAGCATAAAAGATATAGAAGTATAAATAAGCATTGTTAA